Genomic DNA from Jejubacter calystegiae:
CGGTCATTTGCTGAATGCTTATAATATTCGCGTTGCGCCTTCGGGAAGTTCAGAAAATGTACTGCGCTTTGAACCTTCAGTGTATCTTGAACAGCGCCATATTTCGCTGTTACAGCGGGGTCTGGAAAGAATTTGTCTTGGGATCCGCTATGCGGATGTCGGTTTTCTTCTTCGACCGATCATTAATAAGGGTACCAGCTCAGCCATTCAGCCTAAAGATTATCGACTCACCGCTAGCGGAATCGATAAATCTGCTACACCAGCCGATTTTAGCGTCACCTTTGTTAACCACCTTATTTCCGCAGCAGGGTTACGGGATGTGGAACCCTCTTTTGAGGGATTCAGTGATAAAGAGCTCGAGGTTTTCCTGCTGAATACCAGCTTTAATTTATCAACGGTGCCTTTTCCCGCTAGCAGGATACGCAATAAGTATGGGAAAACTGTCGATTTTATTATTCATCCTATTCCAGTGACATCACAGATGATCGCCCATGCTCTGGAAAAAAATAATCTTACCCAACTAAGAGCGGAGATAAATCAACGAATTGATTTCGCCATGCAAAATGGCAGTCGAGTCGCAGGGCTGGGAATGTTTACCTCAATCATCACCAATAATGGAAAATCAGTAAAAAATAACAGTATCACGGTGACAACCGGCAATGCGTTAACTGTGGGCATGAGTATCGCAGCAGTGAAGAAGGCTTTCGGTCAGCGTGATTTAGCCTGTGCCAGTCTTAGCGTGATTGGCGCGGCGGGAAATATTGGTAGCGTTTATGCCGAAATATTAGGTGCGGAGTGTCGAACGCTTCGGCTGCTAGGCAGCAGTAAACAAGATTCTCTGCTGCGCCTCAAAGCGGTGATGTATAACATCTATGCTCACTACTACGATGATTTTAGCACTGGAAAAACATATCCGGTGGGCAGTTTGGCTGCGCGTCTGGCGGACGTCTTTAATACAATGCAGCCGGATATACACCAACAATGCCACACCCCATCAGTTGGACGTTGTATCAGCGATTATCTGGCGGAACATTATCCGGCAGAAATGTTTATCTCCATCTCACAGCAAATTGACGATGTTACTGATAGTGACATCATTATCTGCGCAACTAATGCAACCAATTCTATTTTGCCACTCGGTCAACTAAGGCAAAAGGCGGTGGTCTGCGATATTGCTGTTCCCCACAACGTGCTGCAGGACGATCTTATCGACAGGCCCGATATTCTGTTATTGCGTGGTGGTGTGGTAAAAACTCCGTATGACGATGGTTTGGATCCTCGGATCAGAGCTTATCTTGAGGGAAATCAGCTATATGCGTGTATGACCGAAACGATATTACTGGCGCTGGAAGAATGCACCGAACATTATTCTTACGGTAATATTACTCCGGAGCAGGTAGAGAATGTAATGCAACTTGCCGATAAACATGGATTTGTTCTGGAAGATGTGAAGAGGGAATCAAGTCTGTGAAAACAAAACAAGTGGAGAAAAAATATTCCTTAGTCACTGGTGGCAGTAAGGGGATCGGCAAAGCTATTGTCAATTATCTACTCGACAACCAATACCATGTCGCGTTCAGCTATCGTCATAGAAAAGATATGCAACAACTCATGGACGATGTTGGAGATAAGAAAAAATATCTTCTGCCTATTTTTGCCGATATGTCGATTCATGAAGAATGCGAAAATTTTGTCCTGGAGGCATACCTGCAATTTGGCCGTGTCGATCTGTTGGTTAACAATGTTGGTATCACCCGCGATTGCCTGCTCGCTTCAGCCAGTAATAAAGATATTTATAGAGTTCTTGATACTAATTTGCTCAGCTATATCCTCTGTTGCCGTGAAGTATTAAAGATTATGTTGCCTCAGCGATATGGAAATATTATTAACATCTCTTCGATATCCGCCATGCGCCCTAACAAAGGGCAGTCGGTTTATGCGGCGACAAAAGGTGCTATCGAATCTCTAACCAAAGCGTTGTCCGTTGAGATGGCACCAAAAAATATCCGTGTTAATGCTATCGCGCCTGGTATCATCAGAACTGAGATGGTTGAGAGTTTACTTGAATCCCATAAAAATATTGTTGAAGAACGCGTCCTGCTGAAAAGACTTGGTAGTGTTGAGAATATCATTGTCGGCATTGATTACTTGCTAAATAATGATTATGTCACCGGTGAGGTGATAAATATTAACGGCGGGTTATCTCTCACTTAACAGGAGGTAAAATGAAAAATTATGTGGTTTCTGGTGCTGCTAATGGAATCGGTAAGGCCATTGTATTGTCTCTGGTTCGCGAGGGACACCAGGTATTTGCCCTGGATATTGATGAGCAAAATCTAAACTTATTAAAATTGGAGGCGCCAAAGCAAATACATACTTATACTATTGATGTCACAGATTTCCGTGCTATTGAGAGAGCACTGTTACCGGTTGTTAAGGAGCAGACGCTGTTCGGTGTAATTTTATCTCACGGTATCGATAACGAACATACTATCAGTGAAAATAGTATTTGGGATAGGATTATCGCTACGAATCTTACCTCAACCCAGCGTCTGTTGTCGTTACTATGCCCAGCTATTAGTAACGGGGGAAGAGTAGTAATGATTTCTTCTATACTTGGTAAAGTTGGGCGAAAAAATAATAGTGCCTATTGTGCTTCCAAACATGCTCTGCTAGGAATAACCAAAGCACTGGCTCTGGAACTGGCCCCGCAGCGGATAACTGTTAATGCCGTATTACCTTCCTGGGTGGATACCAAAATGCTACGTGAGGGATTGGCACAGCAGGCACGCATGATGGGTAATACCGTTCCGCTGCTCCTAAAGCGCATAGGAAAAAGAATTCCTCTGGGGCGGCTTATTAGTGCCGAGGATGTCGCAGGTAGCGTTAACTTTTTGCTGTCCCCTGCAGCCGTTATGATCACGGCGCAGAGTCTGGTCATTGATGGGGGTGACGGGTGCGGGGTCTAATTTTCCTGTTTTTGTTTTATGGTGCAAATACGTACGCCAATTTTTTTATTGAGCCACGAATACAACTTAACGGTGCCAATCAATTATCGTCACTTTCTGGCACCGAGCGTAGTATTTATGTTGGCACCTATATGGACTGGGAAAATGATTATTTTTATATGCGCTTCAATGGTGAATATCGTTACGACGGGATTTTTAATAGTCACTACTCCTCTGCTAGTCGTGATAAATATCGTTCGGTTTTTTGGTTAGATGAATTCTATCTGGAAAGAAAATTCGATCTTTTTAATCTGTACCTCGGCTATCAGAAAGTGATTTGGGGGCAGGCCGACGAGCTGCGTGTGGTTGATGTTATCAACCCGCTGGATTATCGTCAGTTCATACTGATGGATCTGAATGATTATATGTATCCTTTGCCGATGTTACGGATAGTGAGCGATGCAGTGCCGGACTGGACGTTCGAGGCGATATGGATAATGAAATTTAAAGCCAATCAGTATCCACCACCCGGTAGTGAATTTAATCTGGCGATACCGAAGGATTTACCACATAGAAAAAATACTAAAGGAGAGTTTGCCTTTAGCGCTACAACTAACGTGGAAGGCTTTGATCTGGGCTGGTATGCATTTCGTGGCTATAGCGACGATCCTCTGTACCATATTGAAGACCATGCTGCATACATACAGTACTCCCAGGAAAGCATGCTGGGCGCTAGCGTCAGTACTGCATTACAGAACTGGGTAATACGTGCCGAAAGTGCTTGGTTTCCAGATAAGTATTATAATGACATTCACGGAAATCAGGAGCGACATGACACTGTTAAATACTTACTGGGTCTCGACTATCTGTATAAAGACTGGATGGTTACCGCACAGATAACCGATCATCACATTGTGGGCTGGCATCCGAAACTGGTCACATTATCGTCGGATCCTTACTACACCATGTCTATGGAAGGAAAAATGTTTTCCGATAATTTATCGTTGCGATTAAGTAATACTTGGTCTGCCAGTATCGGAGGAGGAAATCTTTTTCAAAGCAAAATAAAATATCAATATAATACAAATCTCTCTTTTAATATACATCTGGATATAATGGGGGGTGCATCTGGAAATATTATTGGTTCACAGTCAGATTCATCCCGCATTATGTATTCTGTTATTTATAAATTTTCAGGATGATTTTATGAAATATAAAATTTGCACTCTACTCTGCGTATTTTCCGTATCTGCACTGGCTACACCGCAGGCTGATCAGATATTAACTAAAGTACGTGATCGTTATGATGGAGATGATTATGTCTCTCAGGTTACACTCAGAAATCATAATAATGGAAAAATTCAGGATAAAAATATGTATATGCTGCAAAAAGATCTACCTGACAGGGAGATGGCCAGCATGTTTTTTTATTCACCTTCTGATGTGCGTAACGTGAGCTTCTTGATCGCCAACTACAATGAATCCATTGCTAGCGACGATGAACAATGGATGTACCTACCGGCTTTTCGTAAAGTGCGCCGAATCTCCGGGCAGGATAAGCGAGGAGCCTTTATGGGGAGCACCTACAGCTATTCCGATCTGGATAAACTACGGGTTAAAGACTATCACTCCACTCTGGAAGGTGAGGAGAAAGTGAATGGGCGGGATTCGTGGAAAATTGAGCGTATTCCAGTTTCTCAGGATGTTATAAATAAAAATGGTTATAATCGTACCTTGCTATGGATAGATAAAGAGCGCAATATTGTGTTAAAACAGGATTACTTTAATAGTAAGAATGTTAAATATAAATCATTGGAGACTACTGAAGTAAGATTGATTCAGAATATCTGGACCATTATGCACAGCAGAATGCGGAATTTTGAAAACAATAAAGAATCGGAAATGATATTTCACTCCATTAAGTACAATGCTGGTGTTGATGTCAATTATTTAACGCAAAGCATTCTGAAAACCAGTATTAAAGATAGTGAATTCAAAAAACTAATTAACCATTAAGAGAAATCATCATGGAAGGTTATATTCGATTTATTGAGAAATACTCTCGATGGGTGCTCTTTATCCTCTTGCTAATAACACTTCTGTTCGCGTGGAAAATCACTGACCTTACGGAAGACAGTAATCCTTATATGCTGTCGGAATCTCATCCGGCTCGAAAGGCGATCGCTGACATTCGTGAAGATTTTACCGGAACCTATGACTCAGTCCTGATTGCTATACATAACAAAGAGACCGTATTTAATCAGGAAACACTAAATGCAGTATTCACCCTGACAGAACAAGCCAGAAAACTCATTCTGGCCAATGATGAAGATGTGACCGAATTTCTAAGCATACTAAAAGATCTACCCGTGGATTCTTCCTGGAATGAGCAGATAGCGCAGATCCGCCAGCGGGGTTTTACACAGAGCGATGCAATGTTGGTAAAGTCCATTTATGACTCCAGAGACCAATTACGTCTTTCTAAGCGGCAGGCCTCATTTCTACGTTTTCTGGTTGAACGTATTAACCCAATAAAAGAGATGGCGGGCATGTCAGCGACGGAAAACGCGTTTTTGGTCGATGGTGATACCCTGAAGGCGGCAGTGACTGTGAATAATCTGGGGGTCAATCCGCGGATGGCGCAGAATGCTCTGATGAACAATGAACTCATGAATATGGGGGTGGTGAATCAAGATGGCACGGTGACAATGATTACCATTGAGCTTGGTATCC
This window encodes:
- a CDS encoding aminotransferase class III-fold pyridoxal phosphate-dependent enzyme, whose protein sequence is MDNYITLCKPTLSKALLSIGLDKKYFKASGNYLYYRNSQGEEVEVLDLLGGYGATLIGHFHPQIGSRYKDYIEQKVPFHNQFSIREGAGELSTLLNSRLCHETNYRDGFQFCYTSTGAETMEIALKHAEYARSLELNAMQQQLKADYDSLNPQYSYHLLPQQERLLGVSRLASSHVIKQALVRYNTEQFNKHPIFIALENAFHGKMMLTANCTHHPMYRAFLRCLNIETRFLSAHVVNEIVHNIEHHGLWGEALQPEVIDGVIHLKPLIIRRVVAILAEPVQGEGGVWPLNATVAEDLNKLRDSLHCPLIADEVQSGSGRCGMLVAASNIGLNADYYALSKALGAGYVKIGVVAIKKSHIASGFDLIQSSTFGEDDLSCKVARDYLELLFNGDDPLIKRVGKISEQLGKILDQLKNRFPDVIKDVRYQGLLLGIEFNDVAESSSYLMQNIAAQRSLGYIIAGHLLNAYNIRVAPSGSSENVLRFEPSVYLEQRHISLLQRGLERICLGIRYADVGFLLRPIINKGTSSAIQPKDYRLTASGIDKSATPADFSVTFVNHLISAAGLRDVEPSFEGFSDKELEVFLLNTSFNLSTVPFPASRIRNKYGKTVDFIIHPIPVTSQMIAHALEKNNLTQLRAEINQRIDFAMQNGSRVAGLGMFTSIITNNGKSVKNNSITVTTGNALTVGMSIAAVKKAFGQRDLACASLSVIGAAGNIGSVYAEILGAECRTLRLLGSSKQDSLLRLKAVMYNIYAHYYDDFSTGKTYPVGSLAARLADVFNTMQPDIHQQCHTPSVGRCISDYLAEHYPAEMFISISQQIDDVTDSDIIICATNATNSILPLGQLRQKAVVCDIAVPHNVLQDDLIDRPDILLLRGGVVKTPYDDGLDPRIRAYLEGNQLYACMTETILLALEECTEHYSYGNITPEQVENVMQLADKHGFVLEDVKRESSL
- a CDS encoding SDR family NAD(P)-dependent oxidoreductase; translated protein: MKTKQVEKKYSLVTGGSKGIGKAIVNYLLDNQYHVAFSYRHRKDMQQLMDDVGDKKKYLLPIFADMSIHEECENFVLEAYLQFGRVDLLVNNVGITRDCLLASASNKDIYRVLDTNLLSYILCCREVLKIMLPQRYGNIINISSISAMRPNKGQSVYAATKGAIESLTKALSVEMAPKNIRVNAIAPGIIRTEMVESLLESHKNIVEERVLLKRLGSVENIIVGIDYLLNNDYVTGEVININGGLSLT
- a CDS encoding SDR family NAD(P)-dependent oxidoreductase; translation: MKNYVVSGAANGIGKAIVLSLVREGHQVFALDIDEQNLNLLKLEAPKQIHTYTIDVTDFRAIERALLPVVKEQTLFGVILSHGIDNEHTISENSIWDRIIATNLTSTQRLLSLLCPAISNGGRVVMISSILGKVGRKNNSAYCASKHALLGITKALALELAPQRITVNAVLPSWVDTKMLREGLAQQARMMGNTVPLLLKRIGKRIPLGRLISAEDVAGSVNFLLSPAAVMITAQSLVIDGGDGCGV
- a CDS encoding DUF1302 family protein codes for the protein MRGLIFLFLFYGANTYANFFIEPRIQLNGANQLSSLSGTERSIYVGTYMDWENDYFYMRFNGEYRYDGIFNSHYSSASRDKYRSVFWLDEFYLERKFDLFNLYLGYQKVIWGQADELRVVDVINPLDYRQFILMDLNDYMYPLPMLRIVSDAVPDWTFEAIWIMKFKANQYPPPGSEFNLAIPKDLPHRKNTKGEFAFSATTNVEGFDLGWYAFRGYSDDPLYHIEDHAAYIQYSQESMLGASVSTALQNWVIRAESAWFPDKYYNDIHGNQERHDTVKYLLGLDYLYKDWMVTAQITDHHIVGWHPKLVTLSSDPYYTMSMEGKMFSDNLSLRLSNTWSASIGGGNLFQSKIKYQYNTNLSFNIHLDIMGGASGNIIGSQSDSSRIMYSVIYKFSG
- a CDS encoding outer membrane lipoprotein-sorting protein, encoding MKYKICTLLCVFSVSALATPQADQILTKVRDRYDGDDYVSQVTLRNHNNGKIQDKNMYMLQKDLPDREMASMFFYSPSDVRNVSFLIANYNESIASDDEQWMYLPAFRKVRRISGQDKRGAFMGSTYSYSDLDKLRVKDYHSTLEGEEKVNGRDSWKIERIPVSQDVINKNGYNRTLLWIDKERNIVLKQDYFNSKNVKYKSLETTEVRLIQNIWTIMHSRMRNFENNKESEMIFHSIKYNAGVDVNYLTQSILKTSIKDSEFKKLINH